One window of Kiritimatiellia bacterium genomic DNA carries:
- the lptD gene encoding LPS assembly protein LptD, with product MVRACLAIVVLALAAMGAAPVSAQVPTTAVPSDRAAQTPSEIDISADSLEYLADQRLIIGTGNVVIREGDDVLQADYVSVNRETRDVHAKGNVVLRRGKSIWQGEELKYNLRTRTGDFGAFQAYYEPFYIRAEGSKRISTNLYQLQGVILSTCEGDPPDFSIRAREATLIPGERIVGKGVTMNFGNVPVLWLPRLSRGLKDRRTYWVFEPGYSSRMGVYLRSQYNIRWVPGFRSSTDIDLYSRKGVGVGQGFHWDSENRTEFPYSGYVKGYYIEDREPFRSEAEREREKDLVDNERYRIKLAHNQSYSARDFLISEFNYLSDPEFLKDFFRDEHISGVRPENRATLTHVGDNYIAALQLNLRLNDFYENVNRTPELRLKANRQQLGDSGFYYESDNTASYLTRVFPEGSERKDYDAFRLDSGHMLYYPTRHFGFLNVTPRAGYRGTYYSDTISRRTVTNDVVVTDTNGIVSVVRETNTVELATGADLRNVYELGAEVSFKAFRTWDDLIVLQDGDGLRHVAEPFVRHTYVPEPNLLPERLPQFDAVDRVRDEHTLRLGMRNKWQTRRDRVPVDLVNALLFTDYRIEKDRGEEDFSDVFFDVELRLARTLPIDFDGAYDPYEGEFSRFSLQAALIMADASTLSLDYNYGRDDYHQAGAELKLFPNNKWSFLTYARWDLDEGDLQEHSYFVQRSTACLGYGVGFRQIRKEDGEEDDNRIWIQIWLTAFPEGRIRAGG from the coding sequence ATGGTTCGCGCTTGCTTGGCGATTGTTGTTCTCGCGCTGGCGGCCATGGGTGCGGCTCCGGTTTCGGCCCAGGTGCCAACCACCGCAGTCCCATCGGATCGCGCGGCCCAGACGCCATCGGAGATCGACATCAGCGCGGACAGCCTCGAATACCTGGCCGATCAGCGGCTGATCATCGGAACGGGCAATGTCGTGATCCGAGAGGGCGACGACGTGCTGCAGGCAGACTACGTCAGCGTGAATCGGGAAACGCGAGACGTTCATGCCAAGGGAAATGTTGTTCTCCGGCGCGGAAAATCCATCTGGCAGGGTGAGGAGCTAAAATACAACCTTAGAACTCGTACGGGGGATTTTGGGGCCTTTCAGGCGTATTACGAGCCCTTCTACATCCGTGCCGAGGGGTCGAAACGCATTTCGACCAATCTCTATCAGCTTCAGGGGGTGATTCTGTCGACCTGCGAGGGGGACCCGCCCGATTTCTCGATTCGAGCACGGGAAGCCACCTTGATTCCCGGTGAGCGAATTGTGGGCAAAGGGGTTACGATGAATTTCGGCAACGTGCCGGTCCTCTGGCTGCCCCGACTGAGCCGCGGTCTGAAAGACCGCCGGACCTACTGGGTGTTCGAACCGGGATACAGCTCGCGGATGGGCGTATATCTCCGTTCGCAATACAACATTCGCTGGGTCCCCGGGTTCCGTTCGTCAACCGACATCGATCTTTACTCCCGAAAAGGGGTTGGGGTGGGTCAGGGGTTCCACTGGGATTCGGAGAATCGCACCGAGTTTCCGTATTCGGGTTATGTGAAGGGCTACTACATTGAGGATCGGGAGCCGTTCCGTAGCGAAGCCGAGCGCGAGCGCGAAAAGGATCTGGTGGACAATGAACGTTATCGCATCAAGCTTGCTCACAACCAGAGCTATTCGGCGAGGGACTTCCTGATTTCCGAATTCAACTACCTGAGCGACCCCGAATTCCTCAAAGACTTCTTCCGGGACGAGCACATTTCCGGAGTCAGGCCGGAAAACCGCGCAACCCTGACCCATGTCGGTGACAATTACATCGCAGCCCTGCAGCTCAACCTGCGGTTGAATGATTTTTACGAAAACGTGAACCGAACGCCCGAGCTGCGGTTGAAGGCAAACCGGCAGCAATTGGGCGACTCCGGATTCTACTATGAGAGCGACAACACAGCGTCCTATCTCACGCGCGTCTTTCCGGAGGGCTCGGAGCGTAAGGACTATGACGCATTCCGGCTCGATTCGGGGCACATGCTGTATTACCCGACCCGGCATTTCGGGTTTTTGAATGTGACGCCGCGCGCGGGATACCGCGGAACGTATTACTCCGACACCATTTCCCGACGGACCGTCACAAACGATGTTGTGGTGACGGACACTAACGGGATCGTGAGCGTGGTCCGTGAGACGAATACGGTGGAGCTTGCCACCGGCGCCGACTTGCGGAACGTCTACGAGCTGGGGGCCGAGGTATCTTTCAAGGCGTTTCGAACTTGGGACGATTTGATCGTCCTGCAGGACGGCGACGGTCTCCGCCATGTGGCCGAACCGTTTGTACGACACACCTATGTCCCGGAGCCCAACCTGTTGCCGGAACGCCTGCCGCAGTTTGATGCCGTGGATCGCGTAAGAGATGAGCACACGCTGCGGCTCGGGATGCGCAACAAATGGCAGACGCGCCGGGACCGCGTGCCGGTCGACCTCGTAAACGCTCTCCTATTCACCGATTATCGGATTGAGAAGGATCGAGGTGAAGAGGATTTCAGCGACGTCTTTTTCGATGTGGAACTGCGTCTGGCACGTACTCTCCCGATCGATTTCGATGGGGCGTACGACCCTTATGAGGGCGAGTTCTCCCGGTTCAGCCTTCAGGCGGCCCTGATTATGGCCGACGCCTCCACGCTTTCCCTCGACTACAATTACGGCCGCGACGACTACCATCAGGCTGGCGCCGAGCTCAAACTGTTTCCAAACAATAAGTGGTCGTTCCTGACATACGCCCGATGGGATCTCGATGAGGGTGATTTGCAGGAGCACTCCTATTTTGTTCAGCGCAGCACGGCCTGCCTGGGCTACGGGGTGGGGTTCCGACAAATCCGTAAGGAGGATGGGGAGGAGGACGACAACCGGATATGGATTCAGATTTGGTTGACAGCCTTTCCAGAAGGCCGGATTCGGGCGGGCGGGTGA